Genomic DNA from Pseudomonadota bacterium:
ATCATCATCAAGCTCATCGCCGGCGCCTGAGCGCGGGTGTCCCATAATCTAGATATAAGAGGGGGGAGGACAAGATATGGAATGGCTATCCATCGACCGCTGGATCCACTATCTCGCGGGCGTGACGTGGATCGGGCTCCTGTATTACTTCAATTTCGTCCAGGTCCCGGCGCTCGCGGCCGCGGCCGCCGACAAGGGCGGACCCGGCCCCGCCGCCATCAGCAAATACATCGCTCCGCGCGCGCTGCTTTGGTTCCGCTGGGCGGCGGTCGCGACCTGGGTTTCGGGTGCCGCCTATCTCGGCGCCAACTTCCCGGGTGCTTTCATGCTCGGGATGCGTGCGGAGGACCCCGGTTCGGCCCAATATTTGGCTACCATCGGGATGGGGGCCTGGCTCGGCACCATCATGATCTTCAATGTCTGGTTCCTCATCTGGCCCAATCAGAAGAAGGTCCTGGGCCTGGTCTCGGCCACCGATCAGGAGAAGGCCCGGGCCCGGCGCGTGGCGTTTCTCGCCTCGCGCACCAACACCCTGCTATCGATCCCGATGTTGCTGTTCATGGGGGCGGCCAGCCACGGCCTACCGTTTTGATCGACGACGATGGGAGCGTGTGGATGGCTGATCCCTAGGCCGGCGTCTGGGATCTGCGAGGCAAGCCCGGCCCCGGCCGGGCTTGCCGTTTTATCGGTCGGAGGACCTGCGCGTGAGTAGCGCTCTCATGTCGAGCTATCAGCGCCTGCCGGTGGCCTTCGTGCGCGGCGAGGGCGTTTGGCTGTGGGACACCGAGGGGCGGCGCTATCTTGATGCCGTGGGCGGGATCGCCGTGTGTGCGCTCGGGCATGCCCACCCGGCGGTGGCGCAGGCCGTGGCCGAGCAGGCGGCCATCCTCGTCCATACCTCCAATCTCTATCGCATCCCCGCGCAGGAACGTCTGGCCGAGCGCCTCGTGGCGCTGTCGGGGATGGACCAGGCGTTCTTCTGTAATTCCGGGGCCGAGGCCAACGAGACGGCCATCAAGATCGCCCGGCTCCTGGGCCATGAGCGGGGGCTGGAGGCGCCGGCGATCGTGGTCATGGAAGGGGCCTTCCACGGCCGCACGCTCGCGACCTTGACGGCCACCGGAGCCCGTAAGGTGCAGGCCGGCTTCGAGCCCCTGGTGCAGGGCTTCGTGCGCGTGCCCTACGGCGACCTCGAGGCCGTGCGCGCGGTGGGCCTCAATCGGCGCGAGATCGTCGCGGTGCTGTGCGAGCCGATCCAGGGAGAGGGCGGGGTGGTGATGCCGCCGCCCGGTTATCTGGTGGGCCTGCGCGAGGTCTGTGACGGGCACGGGTGGCTCTTGATGCTCGACGAGGTCCAGACCGGGATGTGCCGGACCGGCCGCTGGTTCGCCTTCCAGCACGAGGGCGTCACGCCGGATGTCATGACGCTCGCCAAGTCCCTGGGCAATGGCGTACCGATCGGCGCCTGTCTCGCACGCGGCGCCGCGGCCGGCCTGATCCGGCCCGGCAAGCACGCCTCGACCTTCGGCGGCAACCCGCTCGCGTGCCGGGCGGCCCTGACGGTCCTCGACATTCTGGAGCAAGGGCGGCTTGCCGAGCGTGCGGCAGAGCTCGGCGAAGCGCTCTTGGAGCGACTGCGCCGCGCGCTCGGCGGCGTACCGGGCGTGGTCGAGATACGCGGGCGCGGGCTTATCATCGGCGTCATGCTCGATCGGCCTTGTGGGGAGTTGGTGGAGCGGGCGCTCGGTCTCGGGCTTCTCATCAATGTGACCGCCGAGCGCGTGGTGCGGCTCCTGCCGCCGCTCATCCTGAGCGACGCCGAGGCCGCGGACCTCGTGGAGCGCCTCGGCAACGTCATCCGCGCGTTCCTCGGCGGGGACGGTAGCTAGCGTCCGTTCGGCCCGGGAGGGGCACTTGGCAAGGCATTTCTTGACCTTAGGCGATCTCTCCCCTGCGGAGCTGGACGGCCTACTCCGGCGCGGCATCGGCCAGAAGTCGCGCAAGATCTCGGGCCCGAGACCGCTCTCGGGTCGGGTGCTGGCCATGGTCTTCGAAAAGTCCTCGACGCGCACGCGCGTGTCCTTCGAGACCGCGATGGCCCAACTCGGCGGCACGGCGATCTTTTTGTCCGTGCAGGACACCCAGCTGAGCCGCGGCGAGCCCGTCGAGGACATGGCCCGCGTCCTGTCGCGCATGGTCGATGCGATCATGGTGCGTACTCATGGGCACGATCGGCTGGTACGCTTCGCGGCGCATGCGAGCGTGCCGGTCATCAACGGCCTGACCGATCGCCACCATCCCTGTCAGCTCCTGGCCGACATGCAGACCTATGTGGAGCACCGCGGCCCCATCGCCGGCAGGCGCGTGGCCTGGCTCGGGGACGGCAACAACGTATGCTGTAGCTATATCGAGGCCGCCGGTCTCTATGGCTTCACCTTGCACCTGTGCTGTCCGCCGGGCTACCTTCCGCCCCCCGAGGTCGTGGAGGGCGGCGGTGCGGCGCTCAGGTGCTTCGAGCGGCCGGAGGAGGCGGTGCGCGGGGCGCACCTGGTGGTGACCGACGTGTGGGCCAGCATGGGACAAGAGCAAGAGGCCGAGGCGCGGCGGGCGGTTTTTTTCCCTTATCAGGTCAATGAAACCCTGATGGGGCTCTGCGATCCCGGGGCCCTGTTCATGCATTGCCTGCCCGCGCATCGCGGCGAGGAGGTCAGCCCCGGGGTCATGGACGGGCCGAGTAGCGTGGTGTGGGACGAGGCCGGGAACCGACTGCACGCGCAGAAGGCCTTGCTGGAGTTCCTGTTGCGGTGACTCCTCGAGGGGCGCGTTTGAAACCCACCCCGAGCAGCGATAACCGTTTAGGGACCGAGCGCGGGCGGCGGCCGCGGGCCGGTGGAGATGCCTGTGCGGTTTCTGTTGAGCAATGACGACGGCTACCAGGCGCCCGGCATCGTGTGCCTGGCCAAGGTCCTCTGCGGCATCGGGGAGGTGGTGGTGGTGGCCCCCGATCGGGACCGCAGCGGGGCCAGCAACTCCCTCACGCTCGAGAAGCCGATCCGGGCCGCGCGCGCCGACAACGGTTTCATCTACGTGGACGGCACACCCACCGATTGCGTCCACCTCGCCGTCACCGGGCTGCTCGATCGCATGCCCGACATGGTGATCGGCGGCATCAATCCCGGCGCCAACCTCGGGGACGATGTGTTGTACTCGGGGACCGTGGCGGCGGCCGTCGAGGGACGCTTCCTGGGCTTGCCGGCCGTGGCCATTTCGCTGGTGGGCCCCAAGACGGCGCATTATGAGACCGCGGCCCGGGTAGCCCTGCGGCTCGTGGAGGGCATCGCGGCCCGCCGGGTGCCGGCCGACACCATCCTGAACGTCAATGTCCCCGATCTGCCGTATGCGGACCTCGCCGGGTTCGAGGCCACGCGGCTCGGGAGGCGCCACAAGTCCGAGCCCATGATACCGGCCTCCGATCCGCGCGGCCGGCCCATCTACTGGGTCGGTCCGGCGGGGCCCGAGGAGGACGCCGGGCCGGGCACCGATTTTCATGCCGTCAGGACCGGCCATGTCTCCGTCACCCCGCTTCAGGTGGACATGACCCACTACCGGGCGCTCGACGCGGTGGCCCGCTGGCTTGCAGATTTCACCATGGCGGACCCTGGTGTGCCGAACCTCAGTGCCAGTGTGCCGAACCTCAGTGCCAGTGTGCCTAACGTCAGTGCAAGTGAATGAAGACCGACGAGCGCGGCATCGGTTTGACCTCGCAACGCGCGCGCGACCGGTTGGCTGGCCAGTTGCGCGAGATGGGGATAAGCTCTGTCGAAGTGCTGCACGTCATGCGGATGGTCCCGCGCCACCTGTTCGTCGATGAGGCTTTGGCGAGCCGTGCCTACGAGAACACCGCCCTGCCAATCGGCCACGGCCAGACCGTGTCGCAACCCTATATCGTGGCCCGGATGACGGAGGCGCTCTTGACCTCGGGTCCCGTCGCGCGCGTGCTGGAGATCGGGGCTGGGTCGGGTTATCAGTCGGCCGTCCTGGCCCACTTCGCCCACACCGTTTACGCCGTCGAACGCATGGCCAGCCTGGTCAAGAAGCTCCGCGAACGCATGGCGGCACTCGGATATCACAATGTACGCGTCAGACACGGGGACGGGCGTCTCGGCTGGCCGGAGCACGCCCCCTACGATGCCGTCCTGATGGCCGCGGCCGTGGTGGCCGTGCCGATCGCAGTGTGCGAGCAACTGGAGCTCGGCGGGCGTATGGTCATCCCGGTCGGCGAGGCCGATCACCAGGAGCTCGTGCTAGTCACCCGTCATGCCGGTGGCTTCGAGCATGCGCGCCTCGAGCCGGTACGCTTCGTCCCGATGCGGACCGGTATGACTAGTCGATGATCCCCGGTGCGCGTTGATCTCAGGCGGGCGTTGATCGCAGCGGACGCGCATCCCGGACGGGCGTTGATCCCGTACGGGCAGTGATCCCAGACCGGTGTCGATCGCCGACAGTGTTCAGTCTCTGGTGGCCCTTGCTGGTTCTGATCGGGGCGTCCCTGCTCGGTGCATGCGTGATCACGGAGCCACCCCTGGGCCAAGAGGAAGGGGCCGAGGGCCGGCCCGCGGGTCGCTATCACACGATCGTGCGTGGGGACACGCTGTACGGCATCGCCTTTCGCTACGGCCTGGATTATCGCGCGCTGGCACGGAGCAACGGCATCCGCGCGCCGTATCGGATCTATCCGGGCCAGCGCGTGGTGTTGGGTGCGGTCGCCAAACCGCGACCCGCGGCGGCGGCGCCGCAAAAAAGGCCGGCCGTCCGCGCGCATCGTGAGCCTTCCGTGGCCGAAAAGCCCGCTGTCGCGGTGGCGCCTCGATCGGCAACCGGGCGCGCGGCGGCGAGCTCGGATCTCATCCGCTGGCAGTGGCCGGCGCAGGGCAGGCTGCAGGCGATCGGCATGGGATCCGGCAAACAAGGCGTCGAGATCGTCGGTGAGATCGGACAGGCGATCCGCGCCGCCGCCGCGGGTCAGGTCGTTTACAGCGGCGATGGACTTGTGGGCTACGGAAGGCTTATCATCATCAAGCACGACGATACTTATTTCAGTGCGTACGCGCATAATCGCCGACTGCTGGTGCGAGAGGGGATCAGCGTCTCCGGCGGACAACCGATCGCGGAGATGGGGAGCACCGGGACCAATCAGGTCAAGCTCTACTTCGAAATCCGGCGTAACGGCAAACCCGTGCCACCGCGGGACTATCTTCCTGAACGACAGATCTAGGGGGAACGACAGATCTAGACGGGATGGATCGGTTTCTTAATTTAATTATATGGGCGTGGAATGCTCCCGAGCGCCAGTCGAGCTCCTTGCCGAAAACACGCGCGACCCATTTATGTATTTTGGACCTGGGGATACTCTACCATCCGCTTTGAGTCAATAATCCTTTCAGTCGATAACACCGGAGCGCCATGAACGCCAGGACAGAGATCGACGACGGATCGAGTGATGCCGGCGATGACGAGCTGTCGGGCTATGAGGCGCTCGGCGAGGGAAGCCTCGGCGGAGCCCTCGGTGATGACCCGGCCGGCGCGAACGGGAAGTCGAGCGAGGAGTTCCCCGATACCGAGCTCAACGCCACGCGCCTTTACTTGAGCGAGATCGGGTTCTCTCCCCTGCTCTCGGCCAGCGAGGAGGTACGTCTGGCGCGCGCCGCGCGCCGCGGGGATGCGCACAGCCGTAAGCGCATGATCGAGAGCAACCTGCGCCTCGTGGTGAAGATCGCGAGGCGCTACCTGAACCGCGGCCTGGCACTCCTGGACCTCATCGAAGAGGGCAACCTGGGGCTCATCCGGGCGGTCGCGAAGTTCGATCCCGAGCGGGGATTTCGCTTTTCGACCTACGCCACCTGGTGGATCCGCCAGACCATCGAGCGCGCCCTGATGAACCAGACCCGCACCATCCGCCTGCCCATCCATGTGGTCAAGGAGATCAATCTCTACACGCGCGCCATGCGGCGTCTGACCCAGACCCTGGACCATGAGCCGAAACCCGAGGAAGTGGCTCATCTGCTCGATCGTTCCCTCGCCGAGGTCGAGCACATGGCGGGTCTGAACGAGCGTGTGACCTCGATCGACAGCCCCGCCGAGCGCGAGTCGGGCCGGTCGGTGCTCGATACCATCCCCGACGAGAACAACCTCGACCCGTCGCTGATCTTGCAAGACAGCGACATGCGCCACCACGTCGACCTGTGGCTCACGGAGCTGAACGAAAAGCAGCGCGCGGTGGTCGAACGGCGTTTCGGCCTGCACGGCTTCGAGATCGCGACGCTCGAGGCGGTTGGCAACGAGATCGGCGTGACCCGCGAACGCGTGCGCCAGATCCAGATCGAAGCCCTGCGGCGTCTGCGCCAGATCCTGGAGCGCGAGGGACTGTCCGTGGACACGCTGTTCCCGAACTTCTAGCTCTCACGCAGCCAATGTCTTATAGACCAGTCCGGTCCCCTCCCCTGCGGAGCGGGGGAGGGTCAGGTTGGGGGTAAAGGCGTCGCCGCCAGGAAAGGATTTGGTCAGCGCGTGTAGGGTCTAACTCCCACCCCGACAACACGGACAGGGGAGGGAGTTGCTCGGTGGCCTCCCGGAGGGAGCGCGAGTTTATCTAGGTACCTGAAATTTCAAATACGTTAACGATCGCATATCGCGCTTTTTGATTCCCTCACCCGCACCCGGAGACCGAGGGGCTCTCCGGAGGCGATCCATGACCGGGGCCGATATAGCAGAGCGCCTGGTCGATACGCGTGAGGCACTTCGCGCGACCGAGGAGCGCGACGGTGTGATCGATGGGGGGCGACGCCGTCGTACCGCAGACCGCCACGCGCAGCAGCTGAGCCAATTGCCCGAACTTTAGGGCGTGACCGGCCGCCACGTTGCCGATGGCAGCGTGAATGGATCCGGCGTCCCATCGCGGCAGGCCGGTCAAGCCCTCCCGCAGTGCGGCCAGCGGCCCGTGCATCTCGACGGTAAGGTATCGCTCGGCCGCTGCCGGGTCATAATCGCCCAGATCCTGATAAAAGAGCCGCGTTTGCGCCGCCATCTCCACCAGGGTCTTGGAGCGCTCCCGCAACGGCTCGATCACCTCGGCGAGCTCCGGCGGGGCTTTCGGTTCGATACCCGCGCGCTCCTGAAAAAAGCGCAGGCGGCGGACCAGATCATTGATGTCGCCCTGCTTCATATAATGCTGATTGAGCCACAGGAGCTTGGCCGGATCGAAGGTTGCGGCCGCCTTGTTGACATCGGCGATGTCGAATTTCTCGATCAGCTCCTGCATCGAAAAGACCTCTTGGTCACCGTACGACCAGCCGAGCCTCGCGAGGTAATTCAGGAGGGCTTGGGGCAGGTAACCGTCATCGCGGTACTGCAGGACGCTCACCGCGCCGTGCCGCTTGGACAGCGGCTTGCCGTCCGGCCCCAGGATCATGGGCACGTGGGCAAATACGGGGACGGGCGCCTCGAGCGCGCGAAAGACATTGACCTGCCGCGGGGTGTTGTTCAGATGGTCGTCGCCGCGGATGACGTGGGTGACGCCCATATCGAGGTCGTCGACCACCACCGACAGGTTATAGGTGGGCGTCCCGTCGGAGCGCAAGAGAATGAGATCGTCGAGCTCTCGATTCCGGAAGGCGACCCGCCCCCGGATCAGGTCCTCGACCACGACCTCGCCATCGAGCGGGTTCTTGAAGCGGACCACTGGCGGGGTGCCCGCATCGGTCGGGCGGCCTTCGGCAGCGCCGCGGCAACGGCCGTCATAGCGCGGTTTCTCCTTGCGTGCCATTTGCCGGGCCCGCAGCGCCTCCAGGCGCTTCCGGGAGCAATAGCAGCGATAGGCCAGACCGCGAGCCAAAAGGGAGTCGATCACCTCGCGATAACGCGCGAAGCGCTCGGTCTGAAAGATGGGCCCCTCGTCATGATCGAGGCCGAGCCATTCCAGGCCGTCGAGGATGGCGCGCACCGCTTCCCCGGTGGAGCGCTCGCGATCGGAGTCTTCGACTCGCAGCACAAACGCGCCCTGGTGCCTGCGGGCGTAGAGCCAGGAGAACAGCGCCGTGCGGACTCCCCCGATGTGCAGGTAGCCGGTAGGGCTCGGCGCGAAGCGGGTCCTGATCGTACTCAAGTCTCTGTCGTTGTCCGGATGGGTCGCCGTCATTCTACCAGGCGCTCAAGGGCTTCATTGACCGCCGCGCTACCCGTCCCTACAATCTCGGCCACCGGGCGATTAGCTCAGCGGGAGAGCGCTCCCTTCACACGGGAGAGGTCGTAGGTTCGATCCCTACATCGCCCACCAATCGACTCTCGCGGCTCCAGCGCCCGTCATCCATGCGTTTCGACAGGGTGGCGCGACCCCGATGCACTGCCCAGAGACAGCGGCCCAAGGACCCGAGACCCCGCCACCGCACGATGGCTTGCTGGCGCAGCACGAGGCGCTGGCTGCGCTCACGCGGAGTCCTGTCTTTCGCGGCCAGGACTTGGCCGCGGCCTTGCGGCTCCTGACCGAGACCGCCGCCCGCGTCCTCTCCATCGAGCGGGTGAGCCTGTGGCGCTATACCGAAGAGCGCTCTGCGATTTATTGCCTCGACCTCTACGAGCTCGAGCCCGACCGGCACTCCGCCGGTTCGGTGCTCGATGCGATCCGCTATCCCGGCTATTTCCGGGCACTCGCGCAGAGCGAGGCCATCGTCGCGGATGACGCCCACAAGGACCCGAGAACCCGCGAGTTCTCGGAGACCTATCTGACCCCGCTCGGGATCACCGCCATGCTGGACATCCCCCTCATCCTGTTCGGCGGGCTCGAAGGGGTCCTGTGCCACGAGCAGATCGGCCCGCCCCGACCGTGGCGGCCCGGAGACCGTTTGTTCGGCATCGCCATCGCCAACTTCGCGGCGCTGGCCGTCGAGCACAACGAACGGGAACGGACCGCCGAGGCCCTGCGCGACAGCGAGGCGCGTCTGCGATGGTCGGAGCAACATTACCGATCGCTCGTCGAAAACCTCCGGGAGGTGGTCTTCCACACCGATGTGGACGGGCGCTACACGTTCCTGAACCCGGCCTGGGAGAGATTGACGGGTTTCGCGGTCGATGCGAGCCTCGGCACCCGGGCTTCGGGTTATTTCCACTCGCCGTACCGCACGGAATACATCGAGATGCACGAGGCGCTGCTCTCCGGGCCCGGAGAAGCGCACTTCGAGGCCCAGTTGCGGGCACAGGGCGGTGAGCTCTCTTGGGTCGAGGGTTTCGTGCGGCTCACCCGCGACGAGCAAGGCCAAGTCCTCGGGACCACCGGCACGCTCTCCGACATCAACGAGCGCAAGGCATCCGAGGCGCGCATCCAGCAACTCGCCTATCACGACACCTTGACCGGCCTCCCCAACCGTGCGCTGCTCCTGGATCGCCTGGACCAGGCCCTGGCGGAGGTGGAGCGTCACGAGCGCACGCTGGCGGTGCTCTACCTCGACCTCGACCGCTTCAAGCTCATCAACGATTCCCTGGGACATCACGTCGGCGACCGCCTGCTGGAGGCGGGCAGCACCCGCATGCGCGGGCTCCTGCGCGCCGAAGACACGGTGGCGCGGCTCGGCGGCGACGAGTTCGTGGTGGTGTTGCCGGATGTCCAGGCGGCCCACGACCCGGCCCAGGTGGCTGAAAAAATCATCTCGGCGCTCGCCGTACCGTTCGATCTCGGCGAGCACCGGGTGCATGTGACGGCCAGCATCGGCATCAGCGTCTACCCGAGCGACGGCCGAGACCGCGACGCGCTCCTCCGGCACGCCGACGCCGCCCTGTATCAGGCCAAGGAGCGCGGCCGCACCACCTACCGGTTCTTCGATGCCGAAATCAACCGGCAGGCGAGCTAGCGTCTCGCGATCGAGAACGGCCTTCGGGTGGTCTGGAGCGTGGCGAGCTGACGCTGCACTATCAACCGTTGTTCGATCTCCGGACCCTGGCGATCACCGGTGTCGAGACGCTGCTGCGCTGGCGGCACCCGGAGCGCGGGCTCATCCCCTCCGCGGAGTTCATCGCCGTCGCCGAGGAGTCCGGGCTCATCGTACCCATCGGACGATGGGTCCTCTCGAGCGCGTGCCAACAGGCCGCGGCCTGGCGCCGGCAGGGCCTCGCGTGCGCCCGGATAGCCGTCAACCTCTCCGCGCGCCAGTTGCGCCCACGACGCCTTGGTCGCCGGGATCCGCGAGGTGCTCACGAAGAGCGGGATCGACCCCGGCGATCTCGACCTCGAGATCACCGAATCGAGCGTCATGCACGATACCTTGCGCGCCGGGCAAGTCCTCGAGGAGATCGATGCGCTTGGGATCCAGCTCACCATGGATGATTTTGGCACCGGCTATTCGAGCTTGAGCTATCTCAAGCGCTTCCCGTTCGACCGCATCAAGATCGACCAGACCTTCGTGCGCGACGTCCCGGACGAATCCCGGCGATGTCGCCATCGTCCAGGCGATCGTGGCGATGGCGCATCAGTTGAGGCTCAGGGTCGTGGCCGAGGAGGTGGAGACGCCGGAACAGCGTGCGTTCTTGGAGGACTGTGGATGCGACGAGATCCAGGGGTATCTCCTCGGTGCCGCCGCTCCCGGCGGAGCATTTCTCCGCCGTGGGGGGATTGGTCACCGAACGCGCGTGAGGTGCAAGGCAGCGGCGATCGAGGACCGGATGGCCCCGTGTCGCGAACCGCCGCAGCGCTCACCCGTCTCGAACAGGGCTTCGCCGAAGACCTCCGCCTCGATAAGTTGGCGACGGCCTGTCAGATGAGCAGTTCCCATTTCAGCCGGACCTTCAAGAAGAGCATGGCATCTCGTTCAGACGCTATCTCCTTCGCTACCATCTCCAACGGGCATGCGAGTTCCTGGCGAGTGATCGAACTCATGCTCGAGTAGGGGCTCGCTCAGATGGTGCCCGCAGATCGAACCCGCCCGTGGCGCCGCCTCCGGATCGAACCCGATGAGCTATCATGGGCCCCGACGCTCGCGCACGAGGCCGCTCGCCTTGCCCCGCCGAACAATCGTTGAAACCGATGCCGGTGCCGATGTGACGGCGCAGGCAGGAACACTCTATCTACGCGGGGCGTGGACCACGCAGCACCTCGGCGGCCTTATCGATAAGATCGGCGCGCTGATCGCGAATGACCCTCGCAACGGCGATCCCCTGCACGTGGAGGCAGGCGGGCTCACCGCCCTCGACACCGCCGGTGCGTGGATCCTCTGCGGGCTCCTCCGAGGGCTCGAAGCACGCGGCAGCGAGGCGCGGATCGACGGACTCGAGGACGGGCACCGGGCGCTCCTGGACCTCGTCCGGGACCGCGCCCCCGAGCCCGATCCGCCGAGTCCCTCCAATCCCGGCGCCTTGGGCCGCCTCGGGCGTATGACGATGGCGCACCTCGACGAGGCGCACGCCATGACGGCCTTCATCGGCGAGGTGGCGATCGCGCTCTTCGAGCACGTGAAGCACCCGGCACGCCTGCGTACGCGCGCGCTCCTCGGCACGCTCGAGCGCGCCGGGGTGGGCGCCATCCCCATCGTCGCGCTCCTGTCCTTCCTGCTCGGGATCGTCATCGCCTACCAGGGTGGTCTCCAGCTCCAGAATTATGGGGCCAACATCTTCATCGCCGAGCTGGTGAGCCTCACGATGTTGCGCGAATTCGGCCCCATGATGACCGCCATCATCGTGGCCGGCCGCACCGGCTCGGCCTACACGGCGGAGATCGGCACCATGAAGGTCACCGAGGAGATCGACGCCTTGACCAGCATCGGCATCCCGCCGCTCGACCTCCTGGTGCTGCCCAAGCTCTTCGGTCTAGTAATAGTCTTACCCCTGCTCACACTCGTAGCCGATGCGGCCGGCGTACTCGGCGGGATGGTGATGGCGGCCGCCATGCTCGATGTCGGCTTCCAGGACTTCGCGGATCGCTTGCCGCAGCCGCTCGTGTACCGGTCGTTCGTGATCGGCATCGCCAAGGCCCCGGTGTTCGCCATGATCGTGGCCGTCGTCGGATGTTTCCAGGGTTTTCGCGTGTCGGGGAGCGCCGATAGTGTCGGGCGCAAGACCACAATCAGCGTGGTCCAGTCCATCTTCCTCGTGATCATCGCCGACGCCGCTTTTTCGATCCTGTTCAGCTTCATCGGGATCTGAGAGGTTGTGAAAAAACCGTCGCGAGCGAAGGGAGGTCGCGCCGAGGACGCAGCGCGAGATCCCGTGCGCAGCAGGTTTTTTCACAACCTCTGATGGCCTCCGCCACCGTCATCGAAGTCAGGGGCCTCCGGACCGAATACGGCCCGATGTGCATCCACGATGGCCTCGACCTCACGGTGCGCCGCGGCGAGATCCTGGGGCTCTGCGGCGGCAGCGGCTCGGGGAAGACCACCCTCCTGCGCGAGATGAACCTCCTCATGCGCCCCAGCGCCGGCAAGGTCGAGGTCCTAGGGATCGACGTCCTGTCCGCCGCCGAGGACGCGCTCACGCCGTTGCGCCGGCGCATCGGCGTGATGTTTCAGCGCGGGGCACTGTTCAGCGCGCTGACCGTCAAGCAGAATGTCGCCGTGCCCCTCCAGGAACACACCGATCTGCCGGCGCGCCTGATCGACGAGCTGGCCCTGCTCAAGATCGCCCTCGCGGGTCTGGCCCCGGGCGCGGCGTCCCTGTACCCGCGCGAGCTGTCCGGGGGCATGTCGAAACGCGCGGCCGTGGCGCGGGCCCTGGCGCTGGACCCGGAGATCTTGTTCCTCGACGAGCCGACCGCGGGTCTCGACCCGGTGAGTGCGGAGGCCTTCGATGCGCTCATCGTGCAGCTCAAGTGCTCGCTCGATCTGAGCATCGTGCTCGTCACCCACGACCTCGACACCCTGTGGCGGGTCACCGACCGCGTGGCCTTCCTGGCCGCGAAACGGGTCGCGGCCTGCGCACCGATCGCGGAGCTTCCCCGACACCCGCACCCCGAGATCCAGGCCTATTTCACCGGTCCCCGGGGCCGGGCAGCCACGACGGCCGCATGGACCCGCGCATAAACTACACGCTCGTCGGCCTGTTCGTGCTGGTGCTGGGCTCGGGCATCATCGCCGCCTCGATCTGGTTGAGCGGTCGAGGCGATGAGCGCGCCTACGAGACCTATGTGGCGTATATGCGGGAATCCGTGGCCGGCCTGAACCCGCGTGCGTTGGTCAAGTATCGAGGCGTCAACGTGGGGACGGTGCGGCGCATCGGCCTCGACAAGGAAGGCCGGGTGCGGCTGCTCCTCGACATCGAGGTAGGTACCCCCCTCAATGACGACACCGCCGCGGTGCTGTCGACACTCGGGATCACCGGGCTCGTGTTCGTGGACCTCAAGGCCGTCGGGAGGACCTCGGGACGCGCCTGCCGGAAGATCGGAAAAGCAGAGGAACCTTTCCCCGAGATCCGAACCTGTCCGTCCCTGCTCGCCGAGGTGTCGTCGCTGCCGATGGAGGTCAAGGCGGCCGTTCGTCAGCTCGAGCAGGTCGCGGCTAGTGTCCAACGGTTCCTCGCGGCACCGGACACGCGCGGTACCCTGGTTCAGGTGCTCCGTAACCTGGAGCGCATCAGCGGGACCTTGGCCGCGAACGACCAGGCGATCGTCGAAGCCCTCCGCCGGGTCAACGCAGTCCTCGGCGACACCGCCGACGCCACCCGACGCCTGCCCGCCGTCGTGGACCATGCCGGAGATACCCTCGCCGCCTTCCAAGGCACCACCGCCAGCATCCAAACGACGGTTGTGAACCTCGACAGCCTGATCGCAGAGCTGCGCGCGGACCTCAAGCGCGTGTCGGAC
This window encodes:
- a CDS encoding MlaE family lipid ABC transporter permease subunit; the protein is MPRRTIVETDAGADVTAQAGTLYLRGAWTTQHLGGLIDKIGALIANDPRNGDPLHVEAGGLTALDTAGAWILCGLLRGLEARGSEARIDGLEDGHRALLDLVRDRAPEPDPPSPSNPGALGRLGRMTMAHLDEAHAMTAFIGEVAIALFEHVKHPARLRTRALLGTLERAGVGAIPIVALLSFLLGIVIAYQGGLQLQNYGANIFIAELVSLTMLREFGPMMTAIIVAGRTGSAYTAEIGTMKVTEEIDALTSIGIPPLDLLVLPKLFGLVIVLPLLTLVADAAGVLGGMVMAAAMLDVGFQDFADRLPQPLVYRSFVIGIAKAPVFAMIVAVVGCFQGFRVSGSADSVGRKTTISVVQSIFLVIIADAAFSILFSFIGI
- the gltX gene encoding glutamate--tRNA ligase; its protein translation is MSTIRTRFAPSPTGYLHIGGVRTALFSWLYARRHQGAFVLRVEDSDRERSTGEAVRAILDGLEWLGLDHDEGPIFQTERFARYREVIDSLLARGLAYRCYCSRKRLEALRARQMARKEKPRYDGRCRGAAEGRPTDAGTPPVVRFKNPLDGEVVVEDLIRGRVAFRNRELDDLILLRSDGTPTYNLSVVVDDLDMGVTHVIRGDDHLNNTPRQVNVFRALEAPVPVFAHVPMILGPDGKPLSKRHGAVSVLQYRDDGYLPQALLNYLARLGWSYGDQEVFSMQELIEKFDIADVNKAAATFDPAKLLWLNQHYMKQGDINDLVRRLRFFQERAGIEPKAPPELAEVIEPLRERSKTLVEMAAQTRLFYQDLGDYDPAAAERYLTVEMHGPLAALREGLTGLPRWDAGSIHAAIGNVAAGHALKFGQLAQLLRVAVCGTTASPPIDHTVALLGRAKCLTRIDQALCYIGPGHGSPPESPSVSGCG
- a CDS encoding EAL domain-containing protein → MLTKSGIDPGDLDLEITESSVMHDTLRAGQVLEEIDALGIQLTMDDFGTGYSSLSYLKRFPFDRIKIDQTFVRDVPDESRRCRHRPGDRGDGASVEAQGRGRGGGDAGTACVLGGLWMRRDPGVSPRCRRSRRSISPPWGDWSPNAREVQGSGDRGPDGPVSRTAAALTRLEQGFAEDLRLDKLATACQMSSSHFSRTFKKSMASRSDAISFATISNGHASSWRVIELMLE
- the rpoS gene encoding RNA polymerase sigma factor RpoS produces the protein MNARTEIDDGSSDAGDDELSGYEALGEGSLGGALGDDPAGANGKSSEEFPDTELNATRLYLSEIGFSPLLSASEEVRLARAARRGDAHSRKRMIESNLRLVVKIARRYLNRGLALLDLIEEGNLGLIRAVAKFDPERGFRFSTYATWWIRQTIERALMNQTRTIRLPIHVVKEINLYTRAMRRLTQTLDHEPKPEEVAHLLDRSLAEVEHMAGLNERVTSIDSPAERESGRSVLDTIPDENNLDPSLILQDSDMRHHVDLWLTELNEKQRAVVERRFGLHGFEIATLEAVGNEIGVTRERVRQIQIEALRRLRQILEREGLSVDTLFPNF
- a CDS encoding diguanylate cyclase, yielding MHCPETAAQGPETPPPHDGLLAQHEALAALTRSPVFRGQDLAAALRLLTETAARVLSIERVSLWRYTEERSAIYCLDLYELEPDRHSAGSVLDAIRYPGYFRALAQSEAIVADDAHKDPRTREFSETYLTPLGITAMLDIPLILFGGLEGVLCHEQIGPPRPWRPGDRLFGIAIANFAALAVEHNERERTAEALRDSEARLRWSEQHYRSLVENLREVVFHTDVDGRYTFLNPAWERLTGFAVDASLGTRASGYFHSPYRTEYIEMHEALLSGPGEAHFEAQLRAQGGELSWVEGFVRLTRDEQGQVLGTTGTLSDINERKASEARIQQLAYHDTLTGLPNRALLLDRLDQALAEVERHERTLAVLYLDLDRFKLINDSLGHHVGDRLLEAGSTRMRGLLRAEDTVARLGGDEFVVVLPDVQAAHDPAQVAEKIISALAVPFDLGEHRVHVTASIGISVYPSDGRDRDALLRHADAALYQAKERGRTTYRFFDAEINRQAS